One Roseomonas sp. OT10 DNA window includes the following coding sequences:
- a CDS encoding c-type cytochrome, translating to MRSLGVAACFIALCCSLAAAQGLPPGATPAEAISQRKAGLREMQRNMEAIKAALDSRGDLAPVAQRAAAIQAFYTGFPSFFPAGSETGDTKARPEVWSDRATFERAAANAASAAGNLQAVAASGEASATATAFQQMAASCSACHRNFRAR from the coding sequence ATGCGAAGCCTGGGTGTTGCGGCGTGCTTCATCGCACTGTGTTGCAGCCTCGCCGCGGCGCAGGGTCTGCCGCCCGGTGCCACCCCGGCCGAAGCCATCAGCCAGCGCAAGGCAGGGCTGCGCGAGATGCAGCGCAACATGGAGGCGATCAAGGCCGCGCTGGATTCGCGCGGCGACCTGGCACCGGTGGCCCAGCGCGCCGCGGCGATACAGGCCTTCTACACGGGCTTCCCCAGCTTCTTCCCGGCCGGTTCGGAGACGGGCGACACAAAGGCCCGGCCGGAGGTCTGGTCGGACCGCGCCACCTTCGAGCGGGCGGCGGCCAATGCCGCCTCCGCCGCCGGCAACCTTCAGGCCGTGGCCGCTTCGGGCGAGGCATCGGCGACCGCGACCGCATTCCAGCAGATGGCGGCAAGCTGCAGCGCCTGCCACCGGAATTTCCGCGCGCGCTGA
- the bcp gene encoding thioredoxin-dependent thiol peroxidase, whose amino-acid sequence MPAPGFAMPASGGREVSSEALRGTPYILYFYPKADTPGCTVQACGVQEALPALGRLGVEVIGVSPDPVKRIEKFAQKFNLTFPLASDADHSVAEAYGVWVEKSMYGRTYMGMERTTFLVGPDGVVRQVWRRVKPATHAAEVSEAVKAL is encoded by the coding sequence ATGCCCGCCCCCGGCTTCGCCATGCCCGCCAGCGGCGGGCGCGAGGTGTCGAGCGAGGCCCTGCGCGGAACGCCCTACATCCTGTATTTCTACCCCAAGGCGGATACGCCCGGCTGCACCGTCCAGGCCTGTGGCGTGCAGGAGGCGCTCCCGGCATTGGGCAGGCTCGGGGTGGAGGTGATCGGCGTCTCGCCGGACCCGGTGAAGCGCATCGAGAAGTTCGCCCAGAAGTTCAACCTCACCTTCCCGCTCGCGTCCGACGCGGATCACAGCGTCGCCGAGGCCTATGGCGTCTGGGTCGAGAAGTCCATGTACGGGCGGACGTACATGGGCATGGAGCGCACAACCTTCCTGGTCGGACCCGACGGGGTGGTGAGGCAGGTCTGGCGCCGGGTGAAGCCCGCCACCCATGCGGCCGAGGTCTCGGAGGCCGTGAAGGCATTGTAG
- a CDS encoding bifunctional [glutamine synthetase] adenylyltransferase/[glutamine synthetase]-adenylyl-L-tyrosine phosphorylase, which produces MMPELPTRPPAPFDPAAAERLVAGFAERGTAARAYAGTEAGRALLAALGGHSPYLADLALREAEVLLRMAERGPDATFATVLDPIGRVAADAGRGPLGAVLRRAKRQGALVIAAADIAGLWDLGKVTGALSTLADTAIKAAAGLLLREAAARGELAPARANGRGCGVTILGMGKLGARELNYSSDVDLMVLFDPEAAPDPDRAQSASVRLARELVKLLEERTEEGYVFRTDLRLRPDGAATPLAVSIPASVAYYGSMGQNWERAAMVKARPVAGDKALGQAFLDEIRPFVWRRHLDFAMIADIHSIKRQIHAVHGNRGAGEELAVAGHDVKLGRGGIREIEFTVQVLELIWGGRDPKLRDPTTLGALAALAGAGRLDRRAAADLADAYAFLRTVEHRLQMVADRQTHRLPEDPDGLARIASFCGFDGVESFGAVLMGHFQRVARHYGKLFESAPDLSGEAGGNLVFTGTEDDPATLETLKGMGFTNPSGVSAAVRGWHHGHRRATRSERARELLTLLMPALLAAFAKQREPDATLARFDTLLEKQPTGVQLLSLFQRNPHLLDRVAGILGAAPALADHLARVPSALEGLLAGGTGSAAAALPDLVGAARHYEEALDGARRLVAEGRFEIDAAALEGLLDVDAAGQARSALADAAITALLPVVTRDFAARHGKVPGGAMAVVAMGKLGGREMQPASDLDLVLIYDHAPDAPESVGGGRSLPAPTYFARLAAQFVSALTSPGADGRLYEVDMRLRPSGNKGPVATSLASFERYHATESWTWERMALTRARPVAGPAALRRRIAAAAQAGIAGRAGPAVLADAVAMRARMLRDLPPDGAWDVKAMPGGLVEVEFVAQALQCAFAGKHPRIIAPTTRDALSRLARDRLLPKEEAAALIRAERLWRTIQSVLRLTVGRWKAEALPGSAEAMLLRACAPLLAEGEAVDLAALRGTMRRTAMEVRAAFERHLGPLSPAGASPAGPSPATAPSEGTAA; this is translated from the coding sequence ATGATGCCCGAGCTGCCCACCCGCCCCCCGGCCCCCTTCGACCCGGCGGCGGCGGAACGTCTGGTCGCAGGCTTCGCGGAACGCGGCACCGCGGCCCGGGCCTATGCGGGGACGGAGGCCGGCCGCGCCCTGCTCGCCGCGCTCGGCGGGCACAGCCCCTACCTCGCCGACCTGGCGCTGCGCGAGGCGGAGGTGCTGCTGCGCATGGCCGAGCGCGGGCCGGACGCGACCTTCGCCACCGTGCTGGACCCGATCGGCCGCGTCGCCGCGGATGCCGGGCGCGGGCCGCTGGGCGCCGTGCTGCGCCGGGCCAAGCGCCAGGGCGCGCTGGTGATCGCGGCCGCCGACATCGCCGGGCTGTGGGACCTGGGCAAGGTGACCGGGGCGCTCTCCACCCTGGCGGACACGGCGATCAAGGCGGCGGCCGGCCTGCTGCTGCGCGAGGCGGCGGCGCGGGGCGAGCTGGCCCCGGCGCGGGCCAACGGGCGCGGCTGCGGCGTCACCATCCTCGGCATGGGCAAGCTGGGGGCGCGCGAGCTGAACTACTCCTCCGACGTCGACCTGATGGTGCTGTTCGACCCGGAGGCCGCCCCGGACCCGGACCGCGCCCAGTCGGCCAGCGTGCGGCTGGCGCGGGAGCTGGTGAAGCTGCTGGAGGAGCGGACGGAGGAGGGCTACGTCTTCCGCACCGACCTGCGGCTGCGCCCCGACGGCGCCGCGACGCCGCTCGCCGTCAGCATCCCCGCCTCGGTCGCCTACTACGGCAGCATGGGGCAGAACTGGGAGCGCGCGGCGATGGTCAAGGCGCGCCCCGTGGCCGGCGACAAGGCGCTGGGCCAGGCCTTCCTGGACGAGATCCGCCCCTTCGTCTGGCGCCGCCACCTCGACTTCGCGATGATCGCGGACATCCATTCGATCAAGCGCCAGATCCACGCCGTGCACGGCAACCGCGGCGCCGGCGAGGAGCTGGCCGTGGCCGGGCACGACGTGAAGCTCGGCCGCGGCGGCATCCGCGAGATCGAGTTCACCGTGCAGGTGCTGGAGCTGATCTGGGGCGGGCGCGACCCCAAGCTGCGCGACCCCACCACGCTGGGCGCGCTGGCGGCGCTGGCGGGGGCGGGCCGGCTCGACCGGCGGGCGGCGGCGGATCTGGCGGATGCCTATGCCTTCCTCCGCACCGTCGAGCACCGGCTGCAGATGGTGGCCGACCGGCAGACGCACAGGCTGCCCGAGGACCCGGACGGGCTGGCCCGGATCGCCTCCTTCTGCGGCTTCGACGGGGTGGAGTCGTTCGGTGCCGTGCTGATGGGCCACTTCCAGCGGGTGGCGCGCCACTACGGCAAGCTGTTCGAGAGCGCGCCGGACCTGTCGGGCGAGGCCGGCGGCAACCTGGTCTTCACCGGCACGGAGGACGACCCGGCCACGCTGGAGACACTGAAGGGCATGGGCTTCACCAACCCCTCCGGCGTCTCCGCGGCGGTGCGCGGCTGGCATCACGGCCACCGCCGCGCCACGCGCAGCGAGCGGGCACGCGAGCTGCTGACCCTGCTCATGCCGGCCCTCCTGGCCGCCTTCGCCAAGCAGCGGGAGCCCGATGCCACCCTGGCCCGCTTCGACACGCTGCTGGAGAAGCAACCGACGGGCGTGCAGTTGCTCAGCCTGTTCCAGCGCAACCCGCATCTGCTGGACCGCGTCGCCGGCATCCTGGGCGCCGCCCCGGCCCTGGCCGACCACCTGGCGCGGGTCCCCTCGGCGCTGGAGGGGCTGCTGGCGGGCGGCACCGGCTCGGCCGCCGCCGCCCTGCCCGACCTGGTCGGGGCCGCCCGGCACTACGAGGAGGCGCTGGACGGCGCCCGCCGGCTGGTCGCCGAGGGGCGCTTCGAGATCGACGCCGCGGCGCTGGAGGGGCTGCTGGACGTGGATGCGGCGGGGCAGGCGCGCAGCGCCCTGGCCGATGCCGCCATCACCGCCCTGCTGCCCGTGGTCACCCGCGACTTCGCCGCGCGGCACGGCAAGGTCCCGGGCGGGGCGATGGCCGTGGTGGCCATGGGCAAGCTGGGCGGGCGGGAGATGCAGCCGGCCTCGGACCTCGACCTCGTGCTGATCTACGACCATGCGCCCGACGCGCCGGAGAGCGTGGGCGGCGGCCGGTCCCTGCCGGCGCCGACCTACTTCGCGCGGCTGGCGGCGCAGTTCGTCTCCGCCCTGACCTCGCCGGGGGCGGACGGGCGGCTCTACGAGGTGGACATGCGGCTCCGCCCCTCGGGCAACAAGGGACCGGTCGCGACCAGCCTCGCCTCCTTCGAGCGCTACCACGCCACGGAATCCTGGACCTGGGAGCGCATGGCCCTGACCCGCGCCCGCCCCGTGGCCGGCCCCGCCGCGCTGCGCCGGCGGATCGCCGCCGCCGCGCAGGCGGGCATCGCTGGCCGGGCGGGGCCCGCCGTGCTGGCCGACGCGGTGGCCATGCGCGCCCGGATGCTGCGCGACCTGCCGCCCGACGGCGCCTGGGACGTGAAGGCCATGCCCGGCGGGCTGGTGGAGGTGGAGTTCGTGGCCCAGGCGCTGCAATGCGCCTTCGCCGGGAAGCACCCCCGCATCATCGCCCCCACCACCCGCGATGCGCTGTCCCGGCTGGCGCGGGACCGGCTGCTGCCGAAGGAGGAGGCGGCGGCGCTGATCCGGGCCGAGCGGCTGTGGCGCACCATCCAGTCCGTGCTGCGGCTGACGGTGGGGCGCTGGAAGGCGGAGGCGTTGCCGGGCAGCGCCGAGGCGATGCTGCTGCGCGCCTGCGCCCCGCTGCTGGCGGAGGGCGAGGCGGTTGACCTCGCCGCGCTGCGTGGAACCATGCGCCGCACCGCCATGGAGGTCCGTGCCGCCTTCGAGCGCCACCTCGGCCCCCTGTCACCGGCGGGCGCATCGCCGGCCGGCCCCTCCCCGGCGACAGCTCCATCAGAAGGAACCGCCGCTTGA
- a CDS encoding uroporphyrinogen-III synthase, with protein sequence MGGMEQEGPLAGRRIAVPETRELEVMARMLERQGASVIRCPLVAILDLEDPAPVEDWLRRFVATPPDDLILLTGEGLSRLLGVARRAGIEPDFRAALPEVRRIVRGPKPTARLRTLGLSPDITAEVPMTEGVIAALQGEALAGHRVGVQLYPDNPNDRLLDFLRSRDAEPDPVTPYRYASREADGQVAALIDAMAAGEVDLIAFTSSPQLRRLREVAKATGREPTLAEALRRTRIAAVGPVVAKAVEEAGGTVAMQPDDNFHLKPMVNEIVAAIG encoded by the coding sequence ATGGGTGGGATGGAGCAGGAAGGGCCGTTGGCGGGGCGGCGCATCGCCGTGCCGGAGACGCGCGAGCTGGAGGTGATGGCACGGATGCTGGAGCGCCAGGGCGCCTCGGTGATCCGCTGCCCCCTGGTGGCCATCCTGGACCTGGAGGACCCGGCGCCCGTCGAGGACTGGCTGCGACGCTTCGTCGCCACCCCGCCCGACGACCTGATCCTGCTGACGGGGGAGGGCCTGTCGCGCCTGCTGGGCGTCGCGCGGCGCGCGGGGATCGAGCCGGACTTCCGCGCCGCCCTGCCCGAGGTGCGCCGGATCGTGCGCGGCCCGAAGCCGACCGCGCGGCTGCGGACGCTGGGCCTGTCGCCCGACATCACCGCCGAGGTCCCGATGACGGAAGGGGTGATCGCGGCCTTGCAGGGGGAGGCGCTGGCCGGGCACCGGGTGGGCGTGCAGCTCTACCCGGACAACCCCAACGATCGGCTGCTGGACTTCCTGCGCAGCCGTGACGCCGAGCCCGATCCCGTCACCCCGTATCGCTATGCCTCCCGGGAGGCCGACGGGCAGGTGGCGGCGCTGATCGACGCCATGGCGGCGGGCGAGGTCGATCTGATCGCCTTCACCTCCTCGCCCCAGCTCCGCCGGCTGCGCGAGGTCGCGAAGGCCACGGGGCGCGAGCCCACCCTGGCGGAGGCGCTGCGCCGGACCCGCATCGCCGCGGTGGGACCCGTGGTGGCGAAGGCGGTGGAGGAGGCTGGCGGCACGGTGGCCATGCAGCCGGACGACAACTTCCACCTCAAGCCCATGGTCAACGAGATCGTCGCCGCGATCGGATAG
- a CDS encoding GntR family transcriptional regulator: protein MSQAGTLPGGRDPTLATAVHRRLREDILAGRLPPGRKLKLRDLVESYGAGPSPMREALSKLAAEGLAERLEHRGFRVAEAAPCQLAGLIRSRVLTECAALRDAIAHGGGAWEEELLVAEHRLKRVARSLDPHRFVANPEWEACHRDFHRALLAGCEAPPLLAFCDRLREEAQRYRALANTVAYPERDVAAEHAAIARAALERDVQRATALLAEHYERTGAFVGARLGLGADGAAP from the coding sequence ATGTCCCAGGCCGGTACCCTGCCCGGGGGGCGCGACCCCACCCTTGCCACCGCCGTCCACCGGCGGCTGCGTGAGGACATCCTGGCGGGGCGATTGCCGCCGGGGCGGAAGCTGAAGCTGCGCGACCTGGTGGAAAGCTACGGCGCCGGCCCCTCCCCCATGCGGGAGGCGCTGTCGAAGCTGGCGGCGGAGGGCCTGGCGGAGCGGCTGGAGCATCGCGGCTTCCGCGTGGCCGAGGCCGCGCCGTGCCAGCTCGCCGGGCTGATCCGCAGCCGCGTGCTGACCGAATGCGCGGCGCTGCGCGATGCCATCGCCCACGGCGGCGGCGCCTGGGAGGAGGAGCTGCTGGTGGCGGAGCACCGGCTGAAGCGGGTGGCACGGTCCCTGGACCCGCACCGCTTCGTCGCCAACCCCGAATGGGAAGCCTGCCACCGCGACTTCCACCGCGCCCTGCTGGCCGGCTGCGAGGCGCCGCCGCTGCTCGCCTTCTGCGACCGCCTGCGGGAGGAGGCGCAGCGCTACCGGGCCCTGGCGAACACGGTCGCCTATCCGGAGCGGGACGTGGCGGCGGAACACGCGGCCATCGCGCGCGCGGCGCTGGAGCGCGACGTGCAACGCGCCACCGCCCTGCTGGCCGAGCATTACGAGCGCACGGGGGCCTTCGTCGGGGCCAGGCTGGGACTCGGGGCGGACGGCGCCGCGCCCTGA
- a CDS encoding DUF2842 domain-containing protein, translating into MSRPVIACLVGLLGFALYVGAVVALGDHLIGRHWALQALYFVVVGTAWVWPAARLLRWAYAR; encoded by the coding sequence ATGTCGCGCCCTGTCATCGCCTGCCTCGTCGGACTGCTCGGCTTCGCCCTCTATGTCGGGGCGGTCGTGGCGCTGGGCGACCATCTCATCGGACGGCACTGGGCGTTGCAGGCGCTGTACTTCGTCGTCGTCGGCACGGCCTGGGTCTGGCCGGCGGCGCGGCTGCTGCGCTGGGCCTATGCGCGGTGA
- a CDS encoding DUF3072 domain-containing protein: protein MAQRRTQAAASDPKAHPDPHSNAVKDPDDWTTGEEEMTGAQASYLKTLSEEAGEEFDPSLNKAEASKRIDALQEKTGRGR, encoded by the coding sequence GTGGCGCAACGAAGGACCCAGGCCGCGGCCAGCGACCCCAAGGCCCATCCCGATCCCCATTCCAACGCCGTCAAGGACCCGGACGACTGGACCACCGGCGAGGAGGAGATGACGGGGGCCCAGGCCAGCTACCTCAAGACGCTCAGCGAGGAGGCAGGGGAGGAATTCGACCCTTCCCTGAACAAGGCCGAGGCATCGAAGCGCATCGACGCCCTGCAGGAGAAGACGGGGCGCGGCCGCTAG
- a CDS encoding TorF family putative porin has protein sequence MIGGMAVTQPAKAIEFEGTGLSLSLIPAVSSDYLFRGVSQTRNRPAVQGTVELSHESGFYIGAFASNISFLGTKARQELDIAGGYRMQLGAASLDFGGVWYTYPGYDKPPGGYDLNYFEFVAKGSYQIEPVKLLGAFYYSPQFQLESRNAFYLEGGADVTLPYDFTLSGRLGYQWIDRNDRYGLPNFANWSVAVSRELFWGVTLSVGYYDTNISKSDCAGGQKICDARAMAYLSRTF, from the coding sequence GTGATCGGCGGCATGGCGGTGACGCAGCCGGCAAAGGCCATCGAGTTCGAAGGGACCGGCCTGAGCCTGAGCCTGATCCCGGCCGTGTCCAGCGACTACCTGTTCCGCGGCGTCAGCCAGACGCGCAACCGTCCCGCCGTGCAGGGAACGGTCGAGCTGTCGCACGAAAGCGGCTTCTATATCGGGGCCTTCGCCTCCAACATCTCCTTCCTGGGCACCAAGGCGCGGCAGGAGCTGGACATCGCGGGCGGCTACCGGATGCAGCTCGGCGCCGCGTCGCTCGACTTCGGGGGGGTCTGGTACACCTATCCGGGCTACGACAAGCCGCCCGGCGGCTATGACCTGAACTACTTCGAGTTCGTGGCCAAGGGCAGCTACCAGATCGAGCCGGTGAAGCTGCTCGGCGCCTTCTACTACTCGCCGCAGTTCCAGCTCGAATCGCGCAACGCCTTCTACCTCGAGGGTGGGGCGGACGTGACCCTGCCCTACGACTTCACCCTCTCCGGCCGCCTCGGCTACCAGTGGATCGACCGCAACGACCGCTACGGCCTGCCGAACTTCGCCAACTGGTCGGTGGCGGTGTCGCGGGAGCTGTTCTGGGGCGTGACGCTGTCCGTCGGCTACTACGACACCAACATCAGCAAGTCCGACTGCGCCGGCGGGCAGAAGATCTGCGACGCCCGCGCCATGGCCTATCTCAGCCGCACCTTCTGA
- a CDS encoding YhdP family protein, which produces MTAAAGQAGGRPTPGPAWRVVCGLWAVVHTLGRVAITLALLVVMALAALGWRLQQGPLSLPPLARTLEGLAERAGLPVEIGELTLAWAGWTDDRPLPIRVRLVEVAPAGLASGAPLPPEPAARQPGRAMAPDPAAPAPAPPRLSIPEAEVHFDLERLWHGQVVPQMVTLQRPSLVLELDRSGTPHLDLDSAQAGSSPPPDDAATAGDPMRDAFAVLLRPASPDNPLSALRELRITSGRLRILDHFKGVDVTLRQAQIGLIRAEDGVIRVGGNAVLSSGGTDYRATLSGTATPAAEGVAGAVELRLSLPAMSPAALAEAVPVLAPLSALQAPVALTSWLRHVPDEGVTESSTELRLGPGRLELPDGGQVELGQGPGGPAGEVGQLSLRWRQPGGGAPLRGRGEMRLGGGVVTLPGGREVAFRGAGAVVAAQEDAVSLESLTLDMEAPQGAVGPPPRLSVSGSARKDGQGWKGALELGLDRLAVPDIRLYWPVGVAEGGRSWITENLTAGTARNGRWHIEGALPADGSGFRLSAVNGTLQAEDVTVHWLRPIPPLERAQGTIRFLSADEIVIEAGGARQRGTALAVPTATVRLTELVKGPGLASITGRVSGPLADVFQLIRHPRLHLFEKRPLEVKVQGGQVEAGLAIRLPLLNDLPMEELDIRVQGHVARARLPDLVAGQGLERGELEVDVTAEGMRVAGTADLGPMPGARLSLDGDFRAGPPGQVVMRAQVDGPLDMAKVAALAPAAGVALSGRARLSIQAEQRRGGEARVALRGDLRGAGVGLGPVGWSKPADAAGTAEAVLRLQGERLAAIDRLEVEAPGLVLRSRAVFGAGSRPERLEITEARLGATQLTGELDFPARPTDPWRVAARGPVLDLRGILDSLDDLGGGEGDRGEATPFELESRFDRVLLKGGEVSGLRAEVSRDARGVIRRLRLTGRTERNPAFEALVTPRRGGRDLSARADDLGELLRLAGQPGTISGGRLAVTGAWRGEGPEAPLLGTVEMTGFSLHRVEVLGKLLQALSIYGILDALRGPGLHFSRLHVPFALTPEALGIEEAQAYSASLGITAQGRLLRRQERIEMEGTIVPSYAVNSALGRLPLVGRLFTAEEGGGLFSASFQVHGPLADPSVSVNPLTLLAPGALRGLLDGMARAAR; this is translated from the coding sequence GTGACCGCCGCGGCCGGTCAAGCGGGGGGGCGGCCGACGCCCGGCCCGGCCTGGCGCGTGGTGTGCGGGCTGTGGGCGGTGGTGCACACGCTGGGCCGGGTGGCGATCACCCTGGCCCTGCTCGTCGTCATGGCCCTGGCCGCGCTGGGCTGGCGGCTGCAACAGGGGCCGCTCTCCCTGCCGCCCCTCGCCCGCACGCTGGAGGGATTGGCGGAGCGGGCCGGCCTGCCGGTGGAGATCGGCGAGCTGACCCTGGCCTGGGCCGGCTGGACGGACGACCGGCCGCTGCCGATCCGTGTCCGGCTGGTGGAGGTCGCGCCGGCCGGCCTGGCGTCCGGCGCGCCGCTGCCGCCGGAGCCGGCCGCGCGGCAACCGGGGCGCGCGATGGCGCCGGACCCGGCGGCCCCGGCGCCGGCGCCGCCCCGCCTCTCCATCCCCGAGGCCGAGGTGCATTTCGACCTGGAGCGGCTCTGGCATGGGCAGGTGGTGCCGCAGATGGTGACGCTGCAGCGGCCCTCCCTGGTGCTGGAGCTGGATCGCAGCGGCACCCCGCACCTGGATCTGGATTCGGCCCAGGCCGGCTCGTCGCCGCCGCCGGACGACGCGGCGACGGCGGGCGACCCCATGCGCGACGCCTTCGCCGTGCTGCTGCGCCCCGCCTCGCCGGACAACCCGCTCTCCGCCTTGCGCGAGCTTCGCATCACCTCCGGGCGCCTGCGCATTCTCGACCATTTCAAGGGCGTGGACGTGACGCTGCGGCAGGCGCAGATCGGCCTGATCCGCGCCGAGGACGGGGTGATCCGGGTCGGCGGCAACGCCGTGCTGTCGAGCGGCGGCACGGACTACCGCGCCACCCTCTCCGGCACCGCCACCCCGGCGGCGGAGGGAGTCGCGGGCGCGGTGGAGCTGCGGCTGTCCCTGCCGGCCATGTCCCCGGCGGCGCTGGCCGAGGCGGTGCCGGTGCTGGCGCCGCTCTCGGCGCTGCAGGCCCCGGTGGCGCTGACCTCCTGGCTGCGCCACGTGCCCGACGAGGGCGTCACCGAATCCTCCACCGAGCTGCGCCTCGGGCCCGGCCGGCTGGAGCTGCCGGACGGGGGGCAGGTCGAGCTGGGGCAGGGCCCCGGCGGCCCCGCGGGCGAGGTCGGCCAGCTCTCCCTGCGCTGGCGCCAGCCAGGCGGGGGGGCGCCGCTGCGCGGACGGGGCGAGATGCGCCTGGGCGGCGGCGTGGTCACCCTGCCGGGCGGGCGGGAGGTGGCCTTCCGCGGCGCCGGGGCGGTGGTGGCCGCCCAGGAGGACGCGGTTTCGCTGGAGAGCCTGACCCTCGACATGGAGGCGCCGCAGGGGGCGGTGGGGCCGCCGCCCCGGCTCTCCGTCAGCGGCAGCGCCCGCAAGGACGGGCAGGGCTGGAAGGGGGCGCTGGAGCTGGGGCTGGACCGGCTCGCCGTGCCCGACATCCGCCTCTACTGGCCGGTGGGGGTGGCCGAGGGCGGGCGCTCCTGGATCACGGAGAACCTCACCGCCGGCACCGCGCGGAACGGGCGCTGGCACATCGAGGGCGCCCTGCCCGCCGACGGCTCGGGCTTCCGCCTCAGCGCGGTCAACGGAACGCTGCAGGCGGAGGACGTCACCGTCCACTGGCTGCGGCCGATCCCCCCGCTGGAGCGGGCGCAGGGGACGATCCGCTTCCTCTCGGCGGACGAGATCGTCATCGAGGCCGGCGGGGCGCGGCAGCGCGGCACGGCGCTGGCCGTTCCCACCGCCACGGTGCGGCTGACCGAGCTGGTCAAGGGTCCCGGGCTGGCCAGCATCACCGGCCGGGTCAGCGGGCCGCTGGCGGATGTCTTCCAGCTGATCCGCCACCCCCGGCTGCACCTGTTCGAGAAGCGGCCGCTGGAGGTGAAGGTGCAGGGCGGGCAGGTGGAGGCCGGCCTGGCGATCCGCCTGCCGCTGCTGAACGACCTGCCGATGGAGGAGCTGGACATCCGCGTCCAGGGCCATGTGGCCCGGGCGCGGCTGCCCGACCTGGTGGCCGGCCAGGGGCTGGAGCGGGGCGAGCTGGAGGTGGACGTGACCGCCGAGGGCATGCGCGTCGCCGGCACCGCCGATCTCGGCCCGATGCCCGGGGCGAGGCTGTCGCTGGACGGGGATTTCCGCGCCGGGCCACCCGGCCAGGTCGTGATGCGCGCGCAGGTGGATGGGCCGCTGGACATGGCGAAGGTGGCCGCCCTGGCCCCCGCCGCCGGGGTGGCGCTGAGCGGCCGCGCGAGGCTCTCCATCCAGGCGGAGCAGCGGCGCGGCGGCGAGGCGCGCGTGGCCCTGCGCGGCGACCTGCGCGGGGCGGGGGTGGGGCTCGGCCCCGTGGGCTGGTCCAAGCCGGCCGACGCCGCCGGCACGGCGGAGGCCGTGCTGCGGCTGCAGGGCGAGCGGCTGGCGGCGATCGACCGGCTGGAGGTGGAGGCGCCCGGGCTGGTGCTGCGCAGCCGGGCGGTGTTCGGCGCGGGGTCGCGCCCGGAGCGGCTGGAGATCACCGAGGCGCGGCTGGGCGCGACGCAATTGACGGGCGAGCTGGATTTCCCCGCCCGCCCGACCGATCCCTGGCGGGTCGCCGCGCGCGGCCCGGTGCTGGACCTGCGCGGCATCCTGGATTCGCTCGACGATCTCGGGGGCGGGGAGGGCGACCGGGGCGAGGCGACGCCCTTCGAGCTGGAGAGCCGCTTCGACCGGGTGCTGCTGAAGGGCGGCGAGGTGAGCGGGCTGCGGGCGGAGGTGTCCCGCGACGCGCGCGGCGTGATCCGCCGGCTGCGCCTGACCGGGCGGACGGAGCGCAACCCGGCCTTCGAGGCGCTGGTCACCCCGCGCCGCGGCGGCCGGGACCTCAGCGCCAGGGCCGACGACCTGGGGGAGCTGCTGCGGCTGGCCGGCCAGCCCGGGACCATCAGCGGCGGCCGGCTGGCGGTGACCGGCGCCTGGCGCGGCGAAGGGCCGGAGGCGCCGCTGCTGGGCACCGTCGAGATGACCGGCTTCTCGCTCCACCGGGTGGAGGTGCTGGGCAAGCTGCTGCAGGCGCTGTCGATCTACGGCATCCTCGACGCGCTGCGCGGGCCGGGGCTGCACTTCTCGCGGCTGCACGTGCCCTTCGCCCTGACCCCCGAGGCGCTGGGGATCGAGGAGGCGCAGGCCTACTCCGCCTCGCTGGGCATCACCGCGCAGGGCCGGCTGCTCCGCAGGCAGGAGCGGATCGAGATGGAGGGGACCATCGTGCCCTCCTATGCCGTCAACTCCGCGCTCGGGCGGCTGCCGCTGGTCGGCCGGCTGTTCACGGCGGAGGAGGGGGGCGGGCTGTTCTCCGCCAGCTTCCAGGTCCACGGGCCGCTGGCCGACCCGTCCGTGTCGGTGAACCCGCTGACCCTGCTGGCCCCCGGCGCGCTGCGCGGCCTGCTGGACGGGATGGCGCGGGCGGCACGCTGA